One window of Nymphaea colorata isolate Beijing-Zhang1983 chromosome 1, ASM883128v2, whole genome shotgun sequence genomic DNA carries:
- the LOC116266656 gene encoding uncharacterized protein At5g08430-like isoform X3 yields the protein MGEKQWLRFFCHISPLSACWAWSCLKAYHAPCVGKDLKFLELDEYWTCGWHSCFLCQKSSIFQCFCCPRSVCAQCMGAASFVVLRKGKGFCVECLKLALMIENDMDVDSDGGQVDFTDTETLEFLFKDYWPILKEKEKLSIDDLHKADEILKKTSKDTRIILDKNSDDDMKTDKEYSQEDVETIGRSAFRSKGTCISSKVKKIVQRYKSKKKQFIGWGSKELIGFLQSIGKATDKEFSQAEVFEIVKEYIQENKLLNPHKRKRVLCDSRLRALFGRKSISRLKINDLLDPHFASNEMPDDEASYSSEDENDRKCRKLGSNQKSGKSAWKRNTMAAGKNAFACITVKNIRAVYLKRSLVEEFLKSVESFDSKVTGCFVRIRSDAKAIHRSSHTLVQVTGTKNLTENYRTGNMQTNIVLLVSDSDKDIRIHMISEDEFTEEECEELCQIMRQGLVKRPTVEELERKVFDLHEDITNHRIKKEIVLLQNLMKRANEKGWRRELMEYAEKLEILQRPDEQARLVQELPTIVADAETEVLVVATEIKTPDHGGKEAENANTAVQRQVPESEGNITEIANVTAKRETGTAMLIINTEPTEGNVPIDPTMKLQLSSADADDEKSHQKKRSADGDHGDGCLEKASTGVDSSNFHQHSTIVEETQERKSPISEHETLRLEKGGGAEGESALWMYGDPSGAIQGPFSLEELREWYEEGYFAADFKVWKKDQSQVDAFFLVDVLRQEAVKPQ from the exons GTTGGCACTCGTGCTTCCTTTGTCAAAAGAGCTCGATCTTTCAATGCTTTTGCTGTCCAAGGTCTGTCTGTGCACAATGTATGGGAGCTGCCAGCTTTGTGGTCCTCAGAAAGGGGAAAGGATTTTGTGTCGAATGCCTGAAGCTTGCCTTGATGATAGAGAATGACATGGATGTGGATTCGGATGGG GGTCAAGTGGATTTCACAGACACGGAAACCTTGGAATTTTTGTTCAAGGACTATTGGCCTatattaaaggaaaaagaaaaattgtcaaTAGATGATCTTCACAAAGCTGATGAAATTCTAAAGAAAACTTCCAAAGATACTAGGATTATTTTAGACAAAAACTCTGACGATGACATGAAAACTGACAAAGAGTACTCACAAGAAGATGTTGAGACCATTGGCAGATCAGCTTTCAGAAGCAAGGGCACCTGCATTAGTAGCAAGGTCAAGAAAATTGTGCAAAGATACAAATCCAAAAAGAAGCAGTTTATAGGTTGGGGTTCAAAGGAGCTGATAGGCTTTCTACAATCGATTGGCAAAGCAACCGACAAGGAGTTTTCTCAGGCTGAAGTATTTGAGATTGTTAAGGAATACATACAAGAAAACAAGCTGCTGAATCCTCACAAAAGAAAACGGGTTTTATGTGACAGTAGGCTGCGTGCACTTTTTGGGAGAAAATCAATCAGCCGTCTTAAAATCAATGACTTGCTGGATCCACACTTTGCATCAAATGAAATGCCAGATGATGAGGCCAGTTATAGTTCAGAAGATGAGAATGACAGAAAATGTCGAAAGCTGGGTTCTAACCAAAAGAGTGGCAAATCAGCATGGAAACGAAATACGATGGCAGCAGGAAAAAATGCATTTGCCTGCATAACTGTCAAAAATATCAGGGCAGTTTACCTAAAACGGAGTCTAGTTGAGGAATTCCTCAAATCTGTTGAGTCATTTGATAGTAAAGTTACAGGTTGTTTCGTGAGAATCAGAAGTGATGCTAAAGCAATTCATAGAAGTTCTCATACACTTGTTCAAGTAACTG gcaCAAAAAATCTAACAGAGAATTACAGAACAGGAAACATGCAAACAAACATAGTCCTGCTTGTGTCAGATTCAGATAAAGATATTCGTATTCACATGATCTCTGAGGATGAATTTACTGAG GAAGAGTGTGAAGAACTTTGCCAGATTATGAGACAAGGTCTTGTTAAAAGGCCAACGGTG GAGGAGCTTGAGAGGAAGGTTTTTGATCTACACGAGGATATAACCAACCAT AGAATTAAGAAAGAGATAGTCCTGCTACAGAATTTGATGAAACGGGCAAATGAAAAGGGTTGGCGCAGAG AGCTCATGGAGTATGCTGAAAAATTGGAAATACTTCAGAGACCTGATGAACAAGCACGGCTAGTGCAGGAGCTCCCAACTATTGTTGCAGACGCAGAAACTGAGGTTCTTGTTGTTGCCACTGAAATCAAGACTCCTGATCATGGGGGTAAAGAAGCAGAAAATGCCAACACTGCTGTTCAGAGACAAGTTCCTGAAAGTGAAGGCAATATCACTGAAATTGCAAATGTTACTGCAAAAAGAGAAACAGGCACTGCCATGCTCATAATTAACACAGAACCCACTGAAG GCAACGTTCCTATTGATCCCACCATGAAACTTCAGTTATCATCTGCTGATGCTGATGATGAGAAGAGTCACCAGAAAAAGCGATCTGCTGATGGTGACCATGGTGACGGTTGCCTAGAAAAAGCATCTACCGGTGTTGATAGCTCTAACTTTCACCAGCATTCTACTATAGTAGAAGAAacccaagaaagaaaatctcCAATCAGTGAGCATGAAACACTACGTCTGGAAAAAGGGGGTGGTGCAGAGGGTGAAAGTGCACTCTGGATGTATGGCGACCCCTCGGGGGCTATCCAAGGGCCATTTTCGCTTGAAGAACTAAGAGAATGGTATGAAGAAGGCTATTTTGCGGCAGATTTCAAGGTTTGGAAAAAAGATCAATCACAAGTAgatgctttttttttggttgatgtgCTCCGCCAAGAGGCTGTGAAGCCCCAATAG